In the Salmo trutta chromosome 13, fSalTru1.1, whole genome shotgun sequence genome, gtttaattgctatattgtaattacttcgccaccatggcctatttatttccttaactcccttatcttaccgcatttgcacacactgtatatagactttttttcttttttttgtattgtattattgactgtatgttttgtttattccatgtgtaactctgttgtatgtgtcgaattgctacgctttatcttggccaggtcacagttgcaaatgagaacttgttctcaagtagcctacctggtggggggaaaaaacaaagtACATGTTTTTATTGGCTGTTCAGAAAGCAGGTAAAAGTCTGTATCCATCTGGCTGTATCCATCTGGCTGTATCCATCTGTACGTCTTTCAATCAATAGTCTTGACTTGACCTTTTTACGTGGCTTGTATCCTGTTTAGGCTCTTCTGGAAGACCACCGCAACGACGACCCCAAGCTGTCTTACACTGGGAAGCCCATCGTCAAGTGGCCCAAGAGGGTGAGCCAAGAGGGCACGTGCCTCTCGTACGCACGCGTTCAAACACTCACCCGACATGCACGCGCGAGTACATGTGTTTAGTCACAGCAGACGTCTCAACTTTCCTCCTTTCCGCTCCCACCTTCCCCGGCCAGCCGTCGTGGTACCAGCCCCCTTCCCCCTCGCCGATGGACCGCCCGCGCCCGGCCACGCCACACAAACCCGCGGTCCCGCGCCAGGCCAGGCCCGCCACCTCCATCTCGGCCCTGAGGCGGCGGCGCGTGCGCTGTAAACGCTGTGCGGCCTGCCAGAGGAAGGAGTGCGGCGAATGCAACTTCTGCAGAGACATGAGGAGGTTTGGAGGACCTGGGCGCATGAAGAAGGGCTGCATGATGCGGCAGTGTCTCGCTGTAAGTATCCACTGCCTTcacgccctgtgtgtgtgtgtatagcatgTTGACCATTGTCTCTCCCCGTCTCCAGCCTGGCCTGCCCAACTCGgcggtgtgtgttctctgtggagAGGGTCAGGGGAAGCAGGAGCCGGTGGACGCTAGTCCTTCCTCCACAACCCTGATGGAATGCTCCAACTGTGCTCAGATCGCCCACCCCGACTGCATCAAGGTGACCAGGCCTCGCACCAGCACATACGTGGATATACCTGTACTACAGTGTACACTGAAAAATCCCTCTTATGCAGCATGTACTTCCAATACATATTTTCTTTCGTATTCCACACGAGGAGGTCCCGAACTCATATGGCCCTTGAGGATGACAACGGTGTTCTAGGGGTTCATAACAGTCCTCTGTGTGTATGTCAGGTGTTTATAGCTGTTCATTGTCCTCTCTCAGGTGCCAGGGGAGGGCAGAATCAACAAGGACCTGCCCAGCTGCTGGGAGTGTCCCAAATGTTACCAGGACAAAGATGGCTCCTCATCACAGGTATCCCATCAtttctttattggcatggggaacataTGTTCATTAACCAAAGTGAAACCAACAGTCAACATTCAATTCGCAAacgtttcaaaggaatagacGTTTAAAATGTCAGATTACAGAGTGCAaggcacgtctctctctctcgctctgtctctctctctcgctctgtctctNNNNNNNNNNNNNNNNNNNNNNNNNNNNNNNNNNNNNNNNNNNNNNNNNNNNNNNNNNNNNNNNNNNNNNNNNNNNNNNNNNNNNNNNNNNNNNNNNNNNTCGCTCTGCGTgtggcgctctctcgctctcgctcgctctgcgtgtggcgctctctctctcgctctgcgtgtggcgctctctctctcgctctgcgtgtggcgctctctctctcgctctgcgtgtggcgctctctctctcgctctgcgtgtggcgctctctctctcgctctgcgtgtggcgctctctctctcgctctgcgtgtggcgctctctcgctcgctctgcgtgtggcgctcgctcgctctgcgtgtggcgctctctcgctcgctctgcgtgtggcgctctcgctcgctctgcgtgtggcgctctctcgctcgctctgcgtgtggcgctctctcgctctcgctctgcgtgtggcgctctctcgctctcgctctgcgtgtggcgctctctctctcgctctgcgtgtggcgctctctcgctctgcgtgtggcgctctctctcgctctgcgtgtggcgctctgcgtgtggcgctctctctctctctcgctcgctctgcgtgtggcgctctctctcgctcgctctgcgtgtggcgctctctcgctctgcgtgtggagctctctctctctcgctctgcgtgagtgtggcgctctctctcgctctgcgtgagtgtggcgctctctctcgctctgcgtgagtgtggcgctctctctcgctctgcgtgagtgtggcgctctctctcgctctgcgtgagtgtggcgctctctctcgctctgcgtgagtgtggcgctctctctcgctctgcgtgagtgtggcgctctctctcgctctgcgtgagtgtggcgctctctcgctctgcgtgtggcgctctcgctgtctcgctctgCGTCTGTGCGTCTcgcgttctctctcgctctgcgtcTCTGCGTCTcaagctctctctcgctctgcgtgtggcgctctctcgctctgcgtgtggcgctctctctctctctcgctctgcgtgtggcgctctctctctctctcgctctgcgtgtggcgctctctctctctctcgctctgcgtgtggcgctctctcgctctgcgtgtggcgctctctcgctctgcgtgtggcgctctctcgctctgcgtgtggcgctctctcgctctgcgtgtggcgctctctcgctctgcgtgtggcgctctctcgctctgcgtggcgctctctcgctctctcgctctgcgtcTCTgcgtctcgcgctctctctcgctctgcgtgtggcgctctctctcgctctgcgtgtggcgctctctctctcgctctgcgtgtggcgctctctctctcgctctgcgtgtGGCGCTCTCGCTCTGCGTGTGGCGCTCTCGCTCTAGCTCTGcgtgtggcgctctctctctagctctgcgtgtggcgctctctctcgctctgcgtgtggcgctctctctctcgctctgcgtgtggcgctctctctctcgctctgcgtgtggcgctctctctctcgctctgcgtgtggcgctctctctctctcgctctgcgtgtggcgctctctctctctctctctctcgctcgctctgcgtgtggcgctctctctcaatctcgctcgctctgcgtgtggcgctctctctcaatctcgctcgctctgcgtgtggcgctctctctctctcgctcgctctgcgtgtggcgcgctctctctcgctctgcgtgtggcgctctctctctctcgctctgcgtgtggagctctctcgctctgcgtgtggcgctctctcgctctgcgtgttgcgctctctcgctctgcgtgTGGCGCTCTTGCTGTCTCGCTCTGCGTCTGTGCGTCTcgcgttctctctcgctctgcgtctcgcgctctctcgctctgcgtgtggcgctctctctctctcgctctgcgtgtggcgctctctctctctcgctctgcgtgtggcgctctctctctctcgctctgcgtgtggcgctctctctctctcgctctgcgtgtggcgctctctctctctcgctctgcgtgtggcgctctctctcgctctgcgtgtggcgctctctttctctcgctctgcgtgtggcgctctctctctctcgctctgcgtgtggcgctctctcgctctgcgtgtggcgctctctcgctctgcgtgtggcgctctctcgctctgcgtgtggcgctctctcgctctggggctctctcgctctgcgtgagtgtggcgctctctctctctcgctctgcgtgtggcgctctctctctctcgctctgcgtgtggcgctctctctctctcgctctgcgtgtggcgctctctcgctctgcgtgtggcgctctctcgctctgcgtgtggcgctctctcgctctgcgtgtggcgctctctctcgctctgcgtgtggcgctctctctctctcgctctgcgtgtggcgctctctctctctcgctctgcgtgtggcgctctctctctctcgctctgcgtgtggcgctctcgctcgctcgctctgcgtgtggcgctctctctcgctcgctctgcgtgtggcgctctctctctctcgctcgctctgcgtgtggcgctctctctctctcgctcgctctgcgtgtggcgctctctctcgctcgctctgcgtgtggcgctctctctcgctcgctctgcgtgtggcgctctctctcgctcgctctgcgtgtggcgcgctctctctcgctctgcgtgtggcgcccctctctctctcgctctgcgtgtggagctctctcgctctgcgtgtggcgctctctcgctctgcgtgTGGCGCTCTTGCTGTCTCGCTCTGCGTCTGTGCGTCTcgcgttctctctcgctctgcgtcTCTgcgtctcgcgctctctcgctctgcgtgtggcgctctctctctctcgctctgcgtgtggcgctctctctctcgcgctctgcgtgtggcgctctctctctcgcgctctgcgtgtggcgctctctctctctcgctctgcgtgtggcgctctctctctctcgctctgcgtgtggcgctctctttctctcgctctgcgtgtggcgctcgctttctctcgctctgcgtgtggcgctctctctctctcgctctgcgtgtggcgctctctcgctctgcgtgtggcgctctctcgctctgcgtgtggcgctctctcgctctgcgtgtggcgctctcgctctgcgtgtggcgctctcgctctgcgtgtggcgctctcgctctgcgtgtggcgctctcgctctgcgtgtggcgctctctcgctctgcgtgtggcgctctctctctctctcgctctgcgtgtggcgctctctctctctcgctctgcgtgtggcgctctctcgctctcgctctgcgtgtggcgctctctcgctctgcgtctgtgtctctctctctcgctctgcgtcTTCTTCTGTCCCTGTAAGATGATAGCCACCAACTCTGTTAATACCTGTTTTGTGATgttgcctctctctcttcctctccctctcggTCTCAGTCGTCCAGCAGTGATGAGGACAGCATGGCGTCTACAGGTTCTCTCACTACGTCAAAGCATACCCACCGGGAAGGGATAGGAGTAGGGGAGGCAGGAGGTGGGCTGAGGAAGGGGCGACGTGGCAGACCCCCCCTGACGTCCTCTCTGTCCCAGCGGAGGGCGCCCCCTCCCTCTCAGCGACTGCTACTGCAGCAACAACAGAACAGGAAGAGAGCCGGTGCACTGGAGCTACGACTCCggaagagtgtgagagagggagaacgagaAGGGGGTCCGGCGAAAGGGTTTTTTGATTCGTACAATCATTTTTCACCAAGTCATCTCATTTTAATCTGTCTTTGTGTTGCAGATCAAACTGGAGCGCAGCAAAATCTTACAATCGGTAAGTACATGCAGCCTATTTTAAAGCACCGTATCTCTCTAAACCAGTGTATGATTATTCAAACCAAAGCATTGTTTTACCTATTCTACTCCTCTCTATACAAGCAGCAGACGTCGTCTCTGGAGCTTTCTCACAAGCTCCCGGGCTCCCAGCGTCTGGCCCACCTCCAGAGAGGGGTGTCCTCTCGCCTTCACTCCCCCGTCGGCAGACTGTCCCGGGGCCGTGGGTCCTTCAGAGGCTCCCCTACAGGGGCACGACTCCagcccccccaaccctcccttaGCCTGGCCCCCGCAGGCAGGGGAGAGGGGCGCAGGGGGCGAGGAGTACGGCTCAGAGGAGGAGCAGcaggaagaggacagagacacggtggagcagaggaagagagtggtagcagtaccagcagcagcagcagtagttgtagtagtgatgatgaggaggaggacagggagaacGGCGTGCGGGGTGGCAGAAGGGACAAAGAAAACCGGCCGCAGAGACGAGGAACAGCCAAAGAAGATGAGGGGAGTGGGGAGTCCAACCAaaacgaagaagaagaagaggcgATGGATGAAGACTGGAGGGAAGGAGAACAGGCACAGGCGGAGCCACCGGTCCTCGTAGTGTCGGACATTAGCGACGACCTCATGAAGGGCTCGTATCTCACTGTGACCCTACAGCCGTCGAGGGCCAAACATGATCCAGGGGCCATCGTCCCCAAACTGGAGGCTGCAGTCACCCCCCGCCCTGCCCCTCCCGGACAGATTTACACACAACGCAAGAATCTGGCCCGACCACCCCTCAGGAACCACGCCCCAGACCCTGCACCCTCAcgctcagacagacacacacacatccgggGAAGCAACACACACACGGGCGGCTCCCATCAAGACGTGATGAGAAGGAGGCCGGGAAGACCAGAGAGGACAAACAATGGTGCTTCCTCCTCCCGGGTTCCTCCTCTACACCTCCCTCTGTCGGCTTTacaggatggggagagggaggtggcAAATGGAGGGAGCGAACCGGGCTGTGAGAGGGAGGTGTGGGTATCTGTCTTCCGTTACCTGACTCGTGCCGAGCTCTGTGTCTGCATGGCCGTCTGCAAGAACTGGTACAAATGGTAAGAGCAACATTTTAGAATGCattttatacacacatacacgcagcCTTTGTTTCCGTAAGAGCTGTGGTAACTATTCATGTGTCTGCATGTGCAAGAGTGTATGGGTGCTTGAATTAAAAACCTTATCAAATGTGTTCTGGTGCAGGAGCCTGGATAAGAGGCTGTGGATGAGGATCAATCTGACCGTGTCTAAAGCAATCAGTCCTCAGGCCCTGTCAGGCATCATCAAACGCCAGCCAGTCGCCCTGGACCTCTCCTGGACCTCCATCTCCAAGAAACAACTCACGTGGCTCGTCAACCGCCTGCCAGGTACACACAGACGCAGGCAGAGAGACGCAGGCAGAGAGACGCAGGCAGAGAGACGCAGGCAGAGAGACGCAGGCAGAGAGACGCAGGCAGAGAGACGCAGGCAGAGAGACGCAGGCAGAGAGACGCAGGCAGAGAGACGCAGGCAGAGAGACGCAGGCAGAGAGACGCAGGCAGAGAGACGCAGGCAGAGAGACGCAGGCAGAGAGACGCAGGCAGAGAGACGCAGACAGAGAgacgcagacagagagacagacccagTTAAACTATTACTCACGTTGGAGATGTAATTCT is a window encoding:
- the LOC115205204 gene encoding lysine-specific demethylase 2A isoform X1 — its product is MEDQNPRYSKRLRTGTRRRYLDDGISDDEIEGKRTFDLDEKLQSDRFNSNLVKHMEGKDFTFEYIQREGLRDPLIFEKKDGLGLEMPDSDFSVSDVKLFVGSRRMVDVMDVTTQKGIEMSMAQWRRYYETPPSERDKLYNVISLEFSHTKLENLVKRPASVDLIDWVDNMWPRHLKERQRDSTNSIIDMQYPKVQKYCLMSVQGCFTDFHVDFGGTSVWYHILRGGKVFWLIPPTPQNLELYEDWVLSGKQGDIFLGDKARDCQRIELKQGYTFMIPSGWIHAVYTPEDTLVFGGNFLHSFNIPMQLNIYNIEDRTRVPAKFRYPFYYEMCWYVLERYLYCLTNTSHLTPEFQKHSLGVGLTRDSSENKLNGHAKNGTSEEENKDGDDDEEGKEEERESKVKMEESDEDVSPSPGATKLGVRVNLTPLELEGLWNLLGKLEELPAHKKCVPAGIRNAPALLHDIRALLEDHRNDDPKLSYTGKPIVKWPKRPSWYQPPSPSPMDRPRPATPHKPAVPRQARPATSISALRRRRVRCKRCAACQRKECGECNFCRDMRRFGGPGRMKKGCMMRQCLAPGLPNSAVCVLCGEGQGKQEPVDASPSSTTLMECSNCAQIAHPDCIKVPGEGRINKDLPSCWECPKCYQDKDGSSSQSSSSDEDSMASTGSLTTSKHTHREGIGVGEAGGGLRKGRRGRPPLTSSLSQRRAPPPSQRLLLQQQQNRKRAGALELRLRKSIKLERSKILQSQQTSSLELSHKLPGSQRLAHLQRGVSSRLHSPVGRLSRGRGSFRGSPTGARLQPPQPSLSLAPAGRGEGRRGRGVRLRGGAAGRGQRHGGAEEESGSSTSSSSSSCSSDDEEEDRENGVRGGRRDKENRPQRRGTAKEDEGSGESNQNEEEEEAMDEDWREGEQAQAEPPVLVVSDISDDLMKGSYLTVTLQPSRAKHDPGAIVPKLEAAVTPRPAPPGQIYTQRKNLARPPLRNHAPDPAPSRSDRHTHIRGSNTHTGGSHQDVMRRRPGRPERTNNGASSSRVPPLHLPLSALQDGEREVANGGSEPGCEREVWVSVFRYLTRAELCVCMAVCKNWYKWSLDKRLWMRINLTVSKAISPQALSGIIKRQPVALDLSWTSISKKQLTWLVNRLPGLKDLMLSGCSWSSISALSSISCPLLRTLDLRWADGVKDGQIRDLLNPPGCDNRSQLRNMQSFRLAGLEISDSTLRLVIRHMPLLTRLDLSHCGGLTDQSINLLTAVGSSTRNTLTELNVGGCSKLTDACLRYLRRLSCLSLLDLRECKGVSRKACEAFISELSVNALYCLSEDKLIQRIS
- the LOC115205204 gene encoding lysine-specific demethylase 2A isoform X2 codes for the protein MEDQNPRYSKRLRTGTRRRYLDDGISDDEIEGKRTFDLDEKLQSDRFNSNLVKHMEGKDFTFEYIQREGLRDPLIFEKKDGLGLEMPDSDFSVSDVKLFVGSRRMVDVMDVTTQKGIEMSMAQWRRYYETPPSERDKLYNVISLEFSHTKLENLVKRPASVDLIDWVDNMWPRHLKERQRDSTNSIIDMQYPKVQKYCLMSVQGCFTDFHVDFGGTSVWYHILRGGKVFWLIPPTPQNLELYEDWVLSGKQGDIFLGDKARDCQRIELKQGYTFMIPSGWIHAVYTPEDTLVFGGNFLHSFNIPMQLNIYNIEDRTRVPAKFRYPFYYEMCWYVLERYLYCLTNTSHLTPEFQKHSLGVGLTRDSSENKLNGHAKNGTSEEENKDGDDDEEGKEEERESKVKMEESDEDVSPSPGATKLGVRVNLTPLELEGLWNLLGKLEELPAHKKCVPAGIRNAPALLHDIRALLEDHRNDDPKLSYTGKPIVKWPKRPSWYQPPSPSPMDRPRPATPHKPAVPRQARPATSISALRRRRVRCKRCAACQRKECGECNFCRDMRRFGGPGRMKKGCMMRQCLAPGLPNSAVCVLCGEGQGKQEPVDASPSSTTLMECSNCAQIAHPDCIKVPGEGRINKDLPSCWECPKCYQDKDGSSSQSSSSDEDSMASTGSLTTSKHTHREGIGVGEAGGGLRKGRRGRPPLTSSLSQRRAPPPSQRLLLQQQQNRKRAGALELRLRKSIKLERSKILQSQTSSLELSHKLPGSQRLAHLQRGVSSRLHSPVGRLSRGRGSFRGSPTGARLQPPQPSLSLAPAGRGEGRRGRGVRLRGGAAGRGQRHGGAEEESGSSTSSSSSSCSSDDEEEDRENGVRGGRRDKENRPQRRGTAKEDEGSGESNQNEEEEEAMDEDWREGEQAQAEPPVLVVSDISDDLMKGSYLTVTLQPSRAKHDPGAIVPKLEAAVTPRPAPPGQIYTQRKNLARPPLRNHAPDPAPSRSDRHTHIRGSNTHTGGSHQDVMRRRPGRPERTNNGASSSRVPPLHLPLSALQDGEREVANGGSEPGCEREVWVSVFRYLTRAELCVCMAVCKNWYKWSLDKRLWMRINLTVSKAISPQALSGIIKRQPVALDLSWTSISKKQLTWLVNRLPGLKDLMLSGCSWSSISALSSISCPLLRTLDLRWADGVKDGQIRDLLNPPGCDNRSQLRNMQSFRLAGLEISDSTLRLVIRHMPLLTRLDLSHCGGLTDQSINLLTAVGSSTRNTLTELNVGGCSKLTDACLRYLRRLSCLSLLDLRECKGVSRKACEAFISELSVNALYCLSEDKLIQRIS